One Streptomyces sp. NBC_01237 genomic region harbors:
- a CDS encoding TetR/AcrR family transcriptional regulator produces MIDDVATDGSTSGEKSRPSPTRRTRRVRMTGKERREQLLDIGRTLFADKGFEGTSVEEIAARAGVSKPVVYEHFGGKEGLYAVVVDREMRQLLDMVTGALTAGHPRELLEQAAFALLDYIETYTDGFRILVRDSPVAQSTGTFASLISDIATQVEDILGLEFKARGFEPKLAPLYAQALVGMVALTGQWWLDVRKPKKAEVAAHLVNLAWHGLENLESKPRLIGHRKN; encoded by the coding sequence ATGATTGACGACGTGGCGACCGACGGAAGCACCAGCGGCGAGAAGAGCAGACCCTCCCCCACGCGCCGGACCCGACGGGTCCGGATGACCGGCAAGGAGCGGCGCGAACAGCTGCTGGACATCGGACGCACCCTGTTCGCCGACAAGGGTTTCGAAGGCACCTCGGTGGAGGAGATCGCGGCCCGCGCCGGGGTCTCCAAGCCCGTCGTCTACGAGCACTTCGGCGGCAAGGAGGGGCTGTACGCCGTCGTGGTCGACCGTGAGATGCGCCAGCTGCTGGACATGGTGACGGGCGCCCTCACGGCGGGTCACCCGCGCGAGCTGCTGGAGCAGGCCGCGTTCGCGCTGCTCGACTACATCGAGACGTACACCGATGGCTTCCGCATCCTGGTCCGCGATTCGCCCGTCGCCCAGTCGACGGGCACGTTCGCGTCCCTGATCAGTGATATCGCCACCCAGGTCGAGGACATCCTGGGCCTGGAGTTCAAGGCCCGCGGCTTCGAGCCGAAGCTGGCCCCGCTGTACGCGCAGGCGCTGGTGGGCATGGTCGCGCTGACCGGCCAGTGGTGGCTGGACGTGCGCAAGCCGAAGAAGGCGGAGGTCGCCGCCCATCTGGTGAACCTGGCCTGGCACGGCCTGGAGAACCTGGAGTCGAAACCCCGCCTGATAGGCCACCGGAAGAACTGA
- a CDS encoding Uma2 family endonuclease gives MGGIMTAEHSSRRPVPPQGGYTVDDLFTLPDLPPHTELLDGSLAFVSPQRIFHSRMIDLLMYGLRAGAPREVKAVREMTVVLDRRNGPEPDISIIRAEAETGSLEQTSYNAADVLLAVEVVFPDSEARDREAKPQKYAAAGIPNFWLVEMAGTDRHPVVRVYELDPVTKAYAPTGIHHDRLKTGVPFPIDIEITPDALNRL, from the coding sequence ATGGGAGGAATCATGACCGCCGAGCACAGTTCCCGCCGGCCGGTGCCGCCCCAGGGCGGCTACACCGTGGACGATCTGTTCACGCTGCCCGATCTCCCGCCGCACACGGAATTGCTCGACGGGAGCCTGGCCTTTGTGAGTCCACAGCGGATTTTTCACAGCCGCATGATCGACCTGCTGATGTACGGCCTGCGGGCCGGCGCTCCCCGTGAGGTGAAAGCCGTCCGGGAGATGACCGTTGTCCTCGACCGTCGCAACGGCCCCGAGCCCGACATCTCCATCATTCGCGCCGAGGCCGAAACCGGGAGCCTGGAGCAGACCTCCTACAACGCCGCCGACGTCCTCCTGGCCGTCGAAGTGGTCTTCCCCGACTCCGAGGCGCGCGACCGTGAGGCGAAGCCGCAGAAGTACGCCGCAGCAGGCATCCCGAATTTCTGGCTGGTCGAGATGGCCGGGACCGACCGGCACCCGGTCGTGCGGGTCTACGAGCTGGACCCGGTGACGAAGGCGTATGCGCCGACCGGGATCCACCACGACCGCCTCAAGACCGGCGTCCCGTTCCCCATCGACATCGAGATCACGCCGGACGCGCTGAATCGGCTCTGA
- a CDS encoding trans-aconitate 2-methyltransferase, translating into MTEPLPEPLPGPAPTPSPTWDPRQYLRHADHRTRPFRDLLARVGDLPGHPAPRIADLGCGAGNVTALLADRWPQARITGYDNSPQMLERAAAHAGPLLGFTRADAATWTPTETYGLIVSNALLQWLPGHADRFPVWLDALAPGGTFAFQVPGNFTAPSHTLLAALRESDRWRPRLHGVGDRTAAVLPPADYLARLQDLGCEADVWETTYLQVLPGDDPVLDWVKGTALRPVLTALADDREAHDAFLAEYRDLLRTAYPPGPHGTVFPFRRVFAVARKGGR; encoded by the coding sequence ATGACCGAACCCCTCCCGGAGCCCCTCCCCGGCCCCGCCCCCACACCTTCGCCCACCTGGGATCCGCGGCAGTACCTGCGTCACGCGGACCACCGCACCCGCCCGTTCCGCGACCTCCTGGCCCGCGTCGGCGACCTGCCCGGCCACCCCGCGCCCCGTATCGCCGACCTCGGCTGCGGCGCGGGCAACGTCACCGCGCTCCTCGCCGACCGCTGGCCGCAGGCCCGCATCACGGGCTACGACAACTCCCCGCAGATGCTGGAACGGGCCGCCGCCCACGCCGGCCCCCTGCTCGGCTTCACCCGGGCCGACGCCGCGACCTGGACCCCCACGGAGACATACGGCCTGATCGTCTCCAACGCCCTGCTCCAGTGGCTCCCCGGCCACGCCGACCGCTTCCCGGTCTGGCTGGACGCCCTCGCCCCCGGCGGCACGTTCGCCTTCCAGGTCCCCGGCAACTTCACCGCCCCCAGCCACACCCTGCTCGCCGCCCTCCGCGAATCCGACCGCTGGCGCCCCCGGCTGCACGGCGTGGGCGACCGCACGGCCGCGGTCCTCCCGCCCGCCGACTACCTCGCCCGGCTCCAGGACCTGGGCTGCGAGGCGGACGTCTGGGAGACCACCTACCTCCAGGTCCTGCCCGGCGACGACCCGGTCCTGGACTGGGTCAAGGGCACCGCCCTGCGTCCGGTCCTGACCGCCCTCGCCGACGACAGGGAAGCCCACGACGCGTTCCTCGCCGAATACCGCGACCTGCTCCGCACCGCGTACCCGCCGGGCCCGCACGGCACGGTGTTCCCGTTCCGCCGCGTCTTCGCGGTGGCACGGAAGGGAGGCCGGTGA
- a CDS encoding MarR family winged helix-turn-helix transcriptional regulator: MEDEVDRLVAAWRRERPDLDVEPLEVLSRVSRLARHLDRARRIAFSEHHLEPWEFDVLTSLRRAGDPYQLSPGQLLTQTLVTSGTMTNRIDRLTKKNLVERLPDPSDRRGVLVRLTAEGRDKADQSLAGLLAQERAILGELSRHQRGELAGLLRQLTAPFDNIPG, encoded by the coding sequence ATGGAGGACGAGGTCGACCGGCTGGTCGCTGCATGGCGCCGAGAGCGCCCCGACCTCGACGTGGAACCGCTCGAGGTCCTCAGCCGCGTCTCCCGCCTGGCCCGCCACCTCGACCGGGCCCGCCGGATCGCGTTCTCCGAGCACCACCTGGAGCCGTGGGAGTTCGACGTCCTCACGTCGCTGCGCCGCGCGGGCGACCCGTATCAGCTCTCCCCCGGCCAGCTGCTGACCCAGACCCTGGTCACCTCGGGCACGATGACCAACCGCATCGACCGGCTGACCAAGAAGAACCTGGTCGAGCGGCTGCCCGACCCGAGCGACCGCCGCGGCGTGCTCGTCCGGCTGACCGCCGAGGGCCGTGACAAGGCCGACCAGTCGCTGGCCGGACTGCTCGCCCAGGAACGCGCCATCCTCGGCGAGCTCTCTCGCCACCAGCGGGGCGAACTGGCCGGACTGCTACGCCAGTTGACCGCCCCGTTCGACAACATCCCGGGCTAG
- a CDS encoding response regulator transcription factor, which produces MARIRVLVVDDHRIFAESLAAALAAEPDVDVAAAGSGPAALRCLDRAAAEGHCYDVMLIDAELGILATDGARPVPVPQHGENGPVDGISLVAGVRAGRPSVRTVVLAERDDPRRAARALQAGASGWVAKDCSLQRLLAVIRGVLRDETHLPPALLTGVLRELTAARKHRTESERLVESLTPREREVLRCMVAGLGRKAVAERLFLSPHTVRTHMQNVLGKLGVHSTLAAVALARRAGVGPAELSGNVAELTGGPVALARDVVERGGQLA; this is translated from the coding sequence GTGGCGCGAATCCGGGTTCTCGTGGTCGACGATCACCGTATCTTCGCCGAATCGCTCGCCGCCGCGCTCGCGGCCGAACCGGACGTCGATGTGGCGGCGGCCGGCAGCGGTCCGGCCGCGCTGCGCTGCCTGGACCGCGCGGCGGCCGAGGGGCACTGCTACGACGTGATGCTGATCGATGCCGAGCTGGGCATCCTGGCCACGGACGGAGCCCGTCCCGTCCCCGTACCGCAGCACGGGGAGAACGGTCCGGTCGACGGCATCTCGCTGGTCGCCGGGGTCCGTGCGGGCCGGCCGTCGGTCCGTACGGTGGTGCTCGCCGAGCGGGACGACCCCCGCCGGGCGGCGCGGGCGCTCCAGGCCGGGGCCTCGGGCTGGGTGGCCAAGGACTGCTCGTTGCAGCGGCTGCTCGCGGTGATACGGGGCGTGCTGCGCGACGAGACGCATCTGCCGCCCGCCCTGCTGACCGGTGTCCTGCGGGAGCTGACCGCGGCGCGCAAGCACCGTACCGAGAGCGAACGGCTGGTGGAGTCGCTGACCCCGCGCGAGCGGGAGGTGCTGCGCTGCATGGTGGCGGGGCTGGGCCGCAAGGCGGTCGCCGAGCGGCTGTTCCTGTCCCCGCACACGGTGCGTACCCATATGCAGAACGTGCTGGGGAAGCTGGGCGTGCACTCGACGCTGGCCGCCGTGGCGCTGGCCAGACGGGCCGGGGTGGGCCCCGCCGAGCTGTCCGGGAACGTCGCCGAACTGACCGGTGGGCCTGTCGCCCTAGCCCGGGATGTTGTCGAACGGGGCGGTCAACTGGCGTAG
- a CDS encoding GNAT family N-acetyltransferase has protein sequence MFRLETEVDRERRILLSGRLRDDNRADSPELRALLSTSAEHEVPLEVWVLDERGGIVGGLTGRTWAYWLHVEMLWVEATHRGIGLGSRLLAEAERVARTERACTASRLETWDFQAPGFYRRHGYEEAGRVDNYPPGVTEFILTKRLARAAGRPPTAPR, from the coding sequence ATGTTCCGTCTTGAGACAGAAGTAGACAGAGAACGTCGCATTCTGCTGAGCGGGCGTCTGCGGGACGACAACAGAGCCGACTCACCGGAACTGCGCGCACTGCTCTCCACCTCCGCCGAGCACGAAGTCCCCCTGGAGGTATGGGTACTGGACGAGCGGGGCGGGATCGTCGGCGGTCTGACCGGGCGGACCTGGGCGTACTGGCTCCATGTGGAGATGCTCTGGGTCGAGGCCACTCACCGCGGCATCGGCCTCGGTTCACGGCTGCTCGCCGAGGCCGAACGGGTGGCCCGCACGGAACGGGCCTGCACCGCCTCCCGGCTGGAGACCTGGGACTTCCAGGCCCCCGGCTTCTACCGGAGACACGGGTACGAGGAGGCCGGGCGGGTCGACAACTACCCGCCCGGCGTCACCGAGTTCATCCTGACGAAGCGACTCGCACGAGCCGCCGGGCGCCCGCCGACGGCACCGCGGTGA
- the galK gene encoding galactokinase: MTEATTEAAAQAAAEAVTAAEADNAELIAGFTELYGTAPEGVWAAPGRVNLIGEYTDFNDGFVMPLALPHTARAAVARRTDGELRLHSTDVPGGVVQLRVDELAPHAGHGWAAYPAGVVWALREAGHRITGADIQLTSTVPTGAGLSSSAALEVVTAFALNDLFELGLTASELAVLGQRAENAFVGVPCGVMDQMASACCTEGHALYLDTRDLGRRQVPFDLAAQGLTLLVVDTRVKHALGDGAYAERRAACEEGARLLGIRTLRDLPYDGLGAALDTLAAAGADESVVRCVRHVVGDNRRVEQVIALLDAGDVPAVGPVLDAGHDSLRDDLRVSCPELDLVVSAANAAGALGARMTGGGFGGSAIVLVDRERADTVTNSVREEFASAGYAAPGVFTAVPSAGARRLVRVASSG, from the coding sequence ATGACGGAAGCCACCACCGAGGCCGCCGCGCAGGCCGCCGCCGAAGCCGTGACCGCCGCCGAGGCCGACAACGCCGAGCTGATCGCCGGCTTCACCGAGCTGTACGGGACCGCGCCCGAAGGGGTCTGGGCGGCACCCGGGCGGGTGAATCTGATCGGTGAGTACACCGACTTCAACGACGGCTTCGTGATGCCGCTCGCGCTCCCGCACACCGCGCGCGCGGCCGTCGCGCGGCGGACCGACGGCGAGCTGCGGCTGCACTCCACCGACGTCCCCGGCGGCGTCGTCCAGCTCCGCGTCGACGAGCTGGCCCCGCACGCGGGCCACGGCTGGGCCGCCTACCCGGCAGGCGTGGTCTGGGCGCTGCGCGAGGCGGGCCACCGGATCACCGGCGCGGACATCCAGCTGACCTCCACCGTCCCCACCGGCGCCGGGCTCTCCTCGTCCGCCGCCCTGGAAGTGGTCACCGCGTTCGCCCTGAACGACCTGTTCGAGCTCGGCCTGACCGCCTCCGAGCTCGCGGTGCTCGGCCAGCGCGCCGAGAACGCGTTCGTCGGTGTGCCCTGCGGGGTCATGGACCAGATGGCCTCCGCCTGCTGCACCGAGGGCCACGCCCTGTATCTGGACACCCGCGACCTCGGCCGGCGTCAGGTCCCCTTCGACCTGGCAGCCCAGGGGCTGACCCTGCTGGTCGTCGACACCCGGGTCAAGCACGCGCTCGGCGACGGCGCCTACGCCGAGCGCCGCGCGGCCTGCGAGGAGGGTGCTCGGCTCCTCGGCATACGCACCCTGCGCGATCTCCCGTACGACGGTCTCGGCGCCGCGCTCGACACCCTGGCCGCGGCCGGGGCGGACGAGTCCGTCGTGCGCTGCGTACGCCATGTGGTCGGCGACAACCGGCGTGTCGAGCAGGTCATCGCCCTGCTCGACGCGGGCGACGTACCCGCCGTCGGCCCGGTCCTCGACGCGGGCCACGACTCGCTCCGGGACGACCTGCGGGTCTCCTGCCCGGAACTGGACCTGGTGGTCTCGGCGGCGAACGCGGCCGGGGCGCTCGGCGCCAGGATGACCGGCGGCGGCTTCGGCGGCTCGGCGATCGTGCTGGTGGACCGGGAGCGGGCCGACACGGTGACCAACTCCGTTCGGGAGGAGTTCGCTTCGGCCGGTTACGCCGCTCCCGGTGTCTTCACCGCGGTGCCGTCGGCGGGCGCCCGGCGGCTCGTGCGAGTCGCTTCGTCAGGATGA
- the galE gene encoding UDP-glucose 4-epimerase GalE gives MSNPQKKYLVTGGAGYVGSVVAAHLLEAGHAVTVLDDLSTGFREGVPDGAEFIEGRIQDAAKWLNPDYDGVLHFAAYSQVGESVVDPEKYWVNNVGGTLALLAAMRDAGVRTLVFSSTAATYGEPVSSPITESDPTAPTSPYGASKLAVDHMISGEAAAHGLAAVSLRYFNVAGAYGSCGERHAPESHLIPLVLQVALGQRESISVYGDDYPTPDGTCVRDYIHVADLAEAHLLALGAATTGEHLICNLGNGNGFSVREVIETVRQVTGHPVPETAAPRRAGDPAVLVASASAARERLGWQPSRAGLAGIIADAWAFARREEPTTP, from the coding sequence GTGAGCAACCCCCAGAAGAAGTACCTGGTGACCGGTGGCGCGGGATATGTCGGCAGCGTGGTCGCCGCGCACCTCCTGGAGGCCGGGCACGCGGTGACCGTCCTCGACGACCTGTCCACCGGGTTCCGGGAGGGGGTCCCGGACGGGGCCGAATTCATCGAGGGCCGCATCCAGGACGCGGCCAAGTGGCTGAACCCCGACTACGACGGGGTGCTGCACTTCGCCGCGTACTCCCAGGTCGGCGAGTCCGTCGTCGACCCGGAGAAGTACTGGGTCAACAACGTCGGCGGCACCCTCGCCCTGCTCGCCGCGATGCGCGACGCCGGAGTGCGGACCCTCGTCTTCTCCTCCACCGCGGCCACCTACGGCGAGCCGGTCTCCAGCCCGATCACGGAGTCCGACCCGACCGCGCCCACCAGCCCGTACGGTGCCTCCAAGCTCGCCGTCGACCACATGATCAGCGGCGAGGCGGCCGCGCACGGCCTGGCCGCCGTCTCGCTCCGCTACTTCAACGTGGCGGGCGCGTACGGCAGTTGCGGGGAACGCCACGCCCCCGAGTCGCATCTGATCCCGCTGGTGCTCCAGGTCGCCCTGGGGCAGCGCGAGTCGATCTCCGTCTACGGCGACGACTACCCGACCCCGGACGGCACCTGCGTCCGTGACTACATCCATGTCGCCGACCTCGCCGAGGCCCATCTCCTGGCGCTCGGCGCGGCCACCACCGGCGAGCACCTGATCTGCAACCTCGGCAACGGCAACGGATTCTCGGTGCGCGAGGTCATCGAGACCGTCCGGCAGGTCACCGGCCACCCCGTCCCCGAGACCGCGGCCCCGCGCCGCGCCGGTGACCCGGCCGTGCTCGTCGCCTCCGCCTCCGCCGCCAGGGAGCGCCTCGGCTGGCAGCCGTCCCGCGCCGGCCTGGCCGGAATCATCGCCGACGCCTGGGCGTTCGCCCGCCGAGAGGAGCCCACCACCCCATGA
- the galT gene encoding galactose-1-phosphate uridylyltransferase, which yields MKKTVTTLADGRELIYYDAADDTVRDAVDRRPLDPVATSSRIRRDPLLGDSVAIASHRQGRTYHPPADECPLCPSRDGRLSEIPDDHYDVAVFENRFPSLAGDSGRCEVVCFTSDHRLSFADLTEEQAALVLAAWTDRTAALAELDQVTQVFCFENRGAEIGVTLGHPHGQIYGYPFVTPRTQLMLSSAHRHREETGRNLFDDVVAREEADGSRIVLSGEHWVAFVPYAAHWPYEVHLHPRRRVPDLRELDAAARTEFPQIYLELLRRFDRIFGPGEPPTPYISAWHQAPFGVDGREDFGLHLELFTIRRTSGKLKFLAGSESGMSVFINDVPPEAAAQRLREVASE from the coding sequence GTGAAGAAAACGGTTACGACCCTCGCCGACGGCCGTGAGCTGATCTATTACGACGCCGCGGACGACACCGTCCGCGACGCCGTCGACCGCCGCCCCCTCGACCCGGTCGCGACCTCGTCCCGTATCCGCCGCGACCCGCTCCTCGGCGACTCGGTGGCCATCGCCTCGCACCGCCAGGGGCGTACGTACCACCCGCCCGCGGACGAGTGCCCGCTGTGCCCCTCGCGGGACGGACGGCTCAGCGAGATCCCCGACGACCACTACGACGTCGCCGTCTTCGAGAACCGTTTCCCCTCCCTCGCCGGTGACTCCGGCCGCTGCGAGGTCGTCTGCTTCACCTCCGACCACCGGCTGTCCTTCGCCGACCTCACCGAGGAGCAGGCCGCCCTGGTCCTCGCGGCCTGGACCGACCGCACCGCCGCCCTCGCCGAGCTGGACCAGGTCACCCAGGTCTTCTGCTTCGAGAACCGCGGCGCCGAGATCGGGGTGACCCTCGGCCACCCGCACGGCCAGATCTACGGCTACCCCTTCGTCACCCCCCGCACCCAGCTGATGCTGAGCTCCGCGCACCGGCACCGCGAGGAGACCGGCCGCAACCTCTTCGATGACGTCGTGGCCCGTGAGGAGGCGGACGGCTCGCGCATCGTGCTCAGCGGTGAGCACTGGGTCGCCTTCGTGCCGTACGCCGCGCACTGGCCGTACGAGGTCCACCTCCACCCGCGCCGCCGTGTCCCCGACCTCCGCGAGCTGGACGCGGCAGCCCGCACAGAGTTCCCACAGATCTACCTGGAACTCTTGAGGCGATTCGACCGGATCTTCGGCCCCGGCGAACCGCCGACCCCGTACATCTCCGCCTGGCACCAGGCGCCGTTCGGGGTCGACGGCCGGGAGGACTTCGGGCTCCATCTGGAGCTTTTCACCATTCGACGTACCTCCGGCAAGCTGAAGTTCCTCGCGGGTTCCGAGTCCGGCATGAGTGTGTTCATCAACGACGTGCCGCCGGAAGCCGCGGCCCAGCGACTGCGAGAGGTAGCGAGCGAGTGA
- a CDS encoding helix-turn-helix transcriptional regulator, whose translation MGGVRLMVVDDHRLLAEALASALKLRGHRVLAAAAPTSGAAELVVSRVPEVCLFGTASPAEPGAFDPIARIGRERPQVAVVVLGPVPSPRGIAAAFAAGAVGYVRHDERIEGVERAMVKARAGESAIAPQLLRSAFAELLNPAVQPDDEGRRLLQMLTPREAEVLVRVAEGEDTRLIAVGMGIASSTARTHVQRVLMKLGVGSRLEAAALAARTGLLDRAAEGAPRGPGTLG comes from the coding sequence ATGGGCGGCGTGCGGCTCATGGTGGTCGATGACCACCGACTGCTCGCCGAGGCACTCGCCTCGGCGCTGAAACTGCGCGGGCACCGGGTGCTCGCGGCGGCCGCGCCGACGTCCGGTGCGGCGGAACTGGTGGTCAGCAGAGTCCCGGAGGTCTGTCTCTTCGGCACGGCGTCCCCCGCCGAGCCGGGCGCCTTCGACCCGATCGCGCGGATCGGGCGGGAGCGCCCGCAGGTGGCGGTGGTGGTGCTGGGGCCGGTGCCGAGTCCACGCGGGATCGCGGCCGCCTTCGCCGCCGGGGCCGTCGGCTATGTGCGGCACGACGAGCGGATCGAGGGCGTGGAACGGGCCATGGTCAAGGCCCGTGCGGGAGAGAGCGCCATCGCGCCGCAGCTGCTCAGGTCCGCCTTCGCCGAGCTGCTCAATCCGGCGGTCCAGCCGGACGACGAGGGCCGCCGGCTGCTGCAGATGCTCACGCCGCGGGAGGCCGAGGTGCTGGTCCGGGTCGCGGAGGGCGAGGACACCCGGCTGATCGCCGTCGGGATGGGGATCGCGTCGAGCACCGCGCGTACGCATGTGCAGCGGGTGCTGATGAAGCTCGGTGTGGGCTCGCGGCTGGAGGCCGCGGCCCTCGCTGCCCGTACGGGGCTGCTGGACCGGGCGGCCGAGGGCGCGCCGCGGGGGCCGGGCACCCTCGGCTGA
- a CDS encoding outer membrane protein assembly factor BamB family protein, whose protein sequence is MTQPPQPPNEPSSGGFGAPQDPPPGGFGDPTPPPSDAFGKQQPPTAPAGGYGSPPTPPAGGYGSPPTPPADGYGYPAAPPAGGYGYPTAPAAGGYVPPPAPQPNGYGYPNGPQGGYGYPQGPSSGQPGMPPQQGYGYPTQPMQPQYLVPEPGGNGGKKFTTQMQIIVAAAVAVVLIIGGGIIYASGGDDDKDGGTEAASTGTTGGEDKGAEGDGLAGGDEKAPANTKSKVGFQLPQPKVTDVTAVAGSWLTDKAYVKTGVNEIVGYDPAKGTKLWSIPLPGQLCAASRHMSKDFKTAITFEAGKPTKAKKYQPCNQVGALDLATGKLLWSKSVTAASNGDEPIRFDEVTLSGTTVAAGGTSGGAAFNLTTGAELWKPKVSTDGCYDKGYGGGEALAVVRMCGTYDQPQLTIQALNPATGAPISSFKMPSGVEYASIVSTKPLVVAADVGDTAGDGSSISDFFSIDAATGKLIVRISADGDKYAARCGSTEVEQCQHLAVGNNRLYLPTEEHEGGGDYGDTNEIVAFDLTTGKIVGGKADAGDRYTLTPLRMDGTNVIAYKQPPYDKGGQIVSINGSTFKQTLLMENPGEEAVRDAETSFSGDYAEIMYSQGRLYMSEVMISEPRESSLDDKQYLVVSFSTG, encoded by the coding sequence ATGACGCAGCCGCCCCAGCCGCCGAACGAGCCGTCCTCCGGCGGATTCGGCGCCCCCCAGGACCCGCCGCCCGGTGGGTTCGGCGACCCGACCCCACCGCCGTCGGACGCCTTCGGCAAGCAGCAGCCGCCGACCGCGCCCGCCGGCGGTTACGGGAGCCCGCCGACCCCGCCCGCCGGGGGCTACGGGAGCCCGCCCACCCCGCCCGCCGACGGCTACGGCTATCCGGCCGCCCCGCCCGCCGGTGGCTACGGCTACCCCACCGCCCCGGCCGCGGGCGGCTATGTCCCCCCGCCCGCGCCGCAGCCCAACGGGTACGGCTACCCCAACGGACCGCAGGGCGGCTACGGCTATCCGCAGGGACCGTCGTCCGGGCAGCCCGGCATGCCTCCGCAGCAGGGGTACGGCTACCCGACCCAGCCGATGCAGCCGCAGTACCTGGTCCCGGAGCCGGGCGGGAACGGCGGCAAGAAGTTCACCACCCAGATGCAGATCATCGTCGCCGCGGCCGTCGCCGTGGTGCTGATCATCGGCGGCGGCATCATCTACGCCTCCGGCGGCGATGACGACAAGGACGGCGGCACCGAGGCGGCCTCCACCGGCACCACCGGCGGCGAGGACAAGGGCGCCGAGGGCGACGGGCTCGCCGGCGGCGACGAGAAGGCGCCCGCCAACACCAAGTCCAAGGTCGGATTCCAGCTTCCGCAGCCGAAGGTCACGGACGTCACCGCGGTCGCGGGCTCCTGGCTCACCGACAAGGCGTACGTGAAGACCGGCGTGAACGAGATCGTCGGCTACGACCCGGCCAAGGGCACCAAGCTCTGGTCCATCCCGCTGCCCGGTCAGCTCTGCGCCGCCTCCCGGCACATGAGCAAGGACTTCAAGACGGCGATCACGTTCGAGGCGGGCAAGCCGACCAAGGCGAAGAAGTACCAGCCGTGCAACCAGGTCGGCGCGCTCGACCTGGCCACCGGCAAGCTGCTGTGGAGCAAGTCGGTCACCGCCGCCAGCAACGGCGACGAGCCGATCAGGTTCGACGAGGTCACGCTCAGCGGCACCACGGTCGCCGCGGGCGGCACCAGCGGCGGCGCGGCCTTCAACCTCACCACGGGCGCCGAGCTGTGGAAGCCGAAGGTCAGCACCGACGGCTGCTACGACAAGGGATACGGCGGCGGCGAGGCCCTCGCCGTGGTCCGCATGTGCGGCACGTACGACCAGCCGCAGCTCACCATCCAGGCCCTGAACCCGGCCACCGGCGCGCCGATCTCCTCGTTCAAGATGCCCTCCGGCGTCGAGTACGCGAGCATCGTCTCCACCAAGCCGCTGGTCGTCGCGGCCGATGTCGGCGACACCGCCGGTGACGGCAGCAGCATCTCGGACTTCTTCTCGATCGACGCGGCCACCGGCAAGCTGATCGTGCGGATCTCGGCCGACGGGGACAAGTACGCGGCGCGCTGCGGCTCCACCGAGGTCGAGCAGTGCCAGCACCTGGCGGTCGGCAACAACCGGCTCTACCTGCCGACCGAGGAACACGAGGGCGGCGGCGACTACGGCGACACCAACGAGATCGTCGCCTTCGACCTGACCACCGGAAAGATCGTCGGCGGCAAGGCGGACGCGGGCGACCGCTACACGCTGACCCCGCTGCGGATGGACGGCACCAACGTCATCGCGTACAAGCAGCCCCCGTACGACAAGGGCGGCCAGATCGTCTCCATCAACGGCTCCACCTTCAAGCAGACGCTGCTGATGGAGAACCCGGGCGAGGAGGCGGTCCGCGACGCGGAGACCAGCTTCTCCGGGGACTACGCCGAGATCATGTACTCCCAGGGGCGGCTGTACATGTCCGAGGTGATGATCAGCGAGCCGCGCGAGAGCTCGCTGGACGACAAGCAGTACCTGGTGGTCAGTTTCTCCACCGGTTGA